In a genomic window of Trichoderma atroviride chromosome 4, complete sequence:
- a CDS encoding uncharacterized protein (EggNog:ENOG41), protein MAQPTPEDANGVKIPDGDAGENGHVVAAPGKRKRDSDNGDRPEDGDEMDVDSKVEQPDDDDDDSKSPEPEEDTAKSREIIKAFVEVLRSFAMGPSILGRPLSAPEPESEDEPHAKRQKSAEPPTKLSIADKVAADAYTSLDAIAADLASAVKASLSEMDLGSSDSGARAVSLKRAAQINEFRDRAMDLLRREKAYPDTRQEPAHGEVEVHTASEKSEMVLSLVGYAPQERRLFSSLPLSKDVDLSDLSLPPGVSITRVIPSNPQDQTQTLGELFAPPRPLPPLQPPKQPKTQAKGNRLDFYHPHLTDSSRYRGNSYFNTKLSTGYYLDYSQATPSWQTKTKQHERAQSLAGRKPSLFELEMSEMETLFRGAFSTFAPCKDDTAAVVPSSVASRIWWQRSGKQSFQRMIEVEYYGDLQDAEPVDPARPIELDEGAVQEAIDNWDETVVDPSLDDVMGSKHDEQDKEVDEILEEVSDLIETLSSYQRIRNLTLPNSQNRQSSDPINGDMLANAGPQPSEEEQATYLMLKAQLALIIKTLPPYAVAKLNGDQLDDLLISTKIMVRTDQYNGTMDEDEASAQARLKAQQQAAAQAAQANARQAQRTPSVSAVPYPNQYAAAAANQYGAPARPAPQPQPQHQQYYRPTPAPNYQQPRNLGPPAPPQQRPPQPNQYTRTNGYPNQYATQLAKAQTPYGHQSLPQQYATQQRPNYGQMPPQQGVPNARYNFQQGYQHQHQQHPQQHQQQHQHQHQHQHQPGTPQAPANYGTYANSPAAIPARTMSPQVGARQTFSPSPAVPQNQGYSAPAPTMASQMNRFPSGSPGLTGYHTVIPEAQQQRILDQAKARVAAQERSSAMFADRLSQGNTSNLSGMGLGVNIDASRIAAIRANMANQNKPQSPTPSKPGGVNGTPGTSHVPYKVTPVPVPVIPSLQRKPTS, encoded by the exons ATGGCGCAGCCCACGCCCGAAGATGCGAATGGCGTCAAGATACCCGACGGCGATGCGGGCGAGAACGGCCACGTCGTTGCGGCGCCCGGCAAGCGAAAGCGCGACAGCGACAATGGCGACCGGCCCGAGGACGGCGACGAGATGGATGTGGATAGCAAGGTCGAGCagcccgacgacgacgacgacgacagcaagAGCCCGGAACCCGAGGAGGACACGGCAAAGAGCAGAGAGATTATCAAGGCCTTTGTCGAGGTTCTGCGGAG TTTTGCCATGGGACCCTCAATCCTCGGCCGCCCTCTATCGGCGCCAGAGCCGGAATCTGAAGATGAGCCCCATGCAAAGCGTCAGAAATCGGCCGAGCCGCCAACGAAGCTGAGCATCGCCGACAAAGTGGCTGCCGACGCATACACCTCGCTCGATGCCATCGCAGCAGACCTCGCTTCTGCCGTCAAGGCCTCGCTGTCTGAAATGGACCTCGGGTCTTCGGATTCTGGTGCGAGAGCTGTTAGCCTGAAAAGGGCCGCGCAGATCAATGAATTCCGAGACAGAGCCATGGATCTACTCCGCCGCGAAAAAGCGTACCCCGACACGCGGCAAGAGCCTGCACACGGAGAAGTCGAGGTGCATACTGCGTCCGAAAAGAGTGAAATGGTTTTGTCGCTGGTTGGCTATGCGCCTCAGGAAAGGCGTTTGTTTTCTAGTTTACCGCTGTCTAAAGATGTCGATTTGTCTGACCTTAGCCTCCCGCCTGGCGTGTCCATCACCCGAGTCATCCCCTCCAATCCCCAAGACCAAACGCAAACTCTCGGCGAGCTATTTGCTCCCCCACGCCCCCTTCCGCCTCTTCAGCCACCCAAGCAACCAAAGACACAAGCCAAGGGAAATCGCCTAGACTTTTATCATCCTCACTTGACCGACAGCTCCCGCTACCGGGGCAACTCCTACTTCAACACAAAACTGTCCACTGGCTACTACTTGGATTACAGCCAGGCGACGCCTTCATGGCAGACCAAGACAAAGCAGCATGAGCGTGCGCAAAGTCTTGCCGGCCGGAAGCCCTCGCTTTTCGAATTGGAAATGTCCGAAATGGAGACGCTCTTCCGAGGGGCCTTTTCCACGTTCGCGCCATGCAAAGATGATACTGCTGCAGTAGTGCCGTCTAGCGTTGCCAGCCGGATTTGGTGGCAGCGCAGTGGCAAGCAGAGCTTCCAGCGAATGATTGAAGTGGAATACTATGGCGACCTCCAAGATGCGGAACCCGTCGACCCCGCGCGGCCAATAGAATTAGACGAAGGCGCAGTGCAAGAAGCCATTGATAACTGGGACGAGACAGTTGTCGACCCTTCCTTGGACGACGTGATGGGATCCAAGCACGATGAACAGGACAAGGAGGTTGACGAAATCCTCGAAGAGGTCAGCGACTTGATCGAGACGCTATCCTCTTACCAGCGCATCCGCAACCTGACGTTGCCCAATTCGCAAAACCGCCAGTCAAGCGACCCCATCAATGGAGACATGCTAGCCAATGCTGGGCCCCAGCCCTCTGAAGAAGAACAGGCCACCTACCTGATGCTAAAGGCCCAATTGGCGCTCATCATCAAGACGCTGCCGCCATACGCAGTGGCTAAGCTGAACGGCGACCAGCTTGATGACCTCCTCATTAGCACCAAGATCATGGTTCGCACTGACCAGTATAACGGCACtatggacgaggacgaggcgaGCGCGCAAGCTCGGCTCAAGGCGCAGCAACAAGCGGCGGCACAAGCAGCGCAAGCCAATGCCAGACAGGCGCAGCGTACGCCCAGTGTTTCTGCCGTGCCGTATCCTAACCAAtatgcggcggcggcggcaaaccAGTATGGCGCACCCGCTCGGCCTGcccctcagcctcagcctcagcatcagcagtACTACCGTCCTACACCAGCTCCCAACTATCAGCAGCCTCGCAATCTGGGcccaccagctcctcctcagcaaAGGCCTCCTCAACCGAACCAATACACTCGTACCAATGGCTATCCGAACCAGTATGCCACCCAGCTTGCCAAGGCCCAAACTCCATACGGCCACCAAAGCCTGCCGCAACAATATGCAACCCAACAGAGGCCCAACTATGGGCAAATGCCGCCGCAGCAAGGCGTTCCCAACGCTCGCTATAACTTCCAACAGGGCtatcagcaccagcaccagcagcacccgcagcagcaccagcagcagcaccaacaccagcaccaacaccagcaccagccggGCACGCCACAGGCACCTGCAAATTACGGGACGTACGCTAATAGTCCGGCTGCAATCCCGGCCAGAACCATGTCTCCCCAAGTAGGAGCCCGGCAAACATTTAGCCCATCGCCTGCTGTGCCACAGAACCAGGGTTATTCAGCACCAGCTCCGACCATGGCGAGCCAGATGAACCGATTTCCTAGTGGGAGCCCCGGATTGACTGGATACCACACCGTCATCCCGgaagcccagcagcagcggatTTTAGACCAGGCCAAGGCTCGCGTCGCGGCCCAGGAGAGATCATCGGCAATGTTTGCTGATAGACTCTCGCAGGGGAACACGTCGAACTTGTCAGGCATGGGTTTGGGGGTCAATATCGATGCGAGTCGAATCGCGGCTATCCGAGCCAATATGGCGAACCAGAACAAACCACAGTCCCCCACCCCTTCAAAGCCCGGCGGCGTGAATGGGACACCCGGAACGAGCCATGTACCTTACAAGGTGACTCCAGTCCCAGTCCCCGTCATCCCTAGCCTGCAACGCAAGCCGACTTCATAG
- a CDS encoding uncharacterized protein (EggNog:ENOG41) yields MMRSPPLRTTANLVARHIHSASIVTAVPRPRRAFHLTTSASLPRKRNFFTSNPYLSSQAGDGDEASSRSGGQQSGTANSSNASSPVAKRKPTRATPTKNSLRRVAIIAQQPKRGSSEHGNGNGKLGLDAAEADPSNMISATCIAEAFNMPVVMEILSSHGFAIDPDGTSFDAAEVVHARGVNGGDIFVFPSGTIVTWSLPPRRRYEADFAGSGGASP; encoded by the coding sequence ATGATGAGGAGTCCTCCGCTGCGTACCACCGCCAACCTCGTCGCCCGTCACATCCACAGCGCCAGCATCGTGACTGCGGTGCCTCGTCCCCGCCGTGCATTTCATCTCACCACATCTGCCAGCCTGCCCCGGAAGCGCAACTTCTTCACATCAAACCCATATCTGTCGTCACAggccggcgatggcgacgaagCGTCTTCCCGCAGCGGCGGGCAGCAATCAGGCACCGCCAACAGCTCCAATGCCTCCTCTCCGGTAGCAAAGCGAAAGCCGACTCGAGCCACGCCGACCAAAAACTCCCTTCGTCgagtcgccatcatcgcccagCAGCCGAAGCGGGGCAGCAGTGagcatggcaatggcaatggcaagctGGGCCTGGACGCCGCAGAGGCCGATCCGTCCAACATGATTAGCGCAACGTGCATCGCCGAGGCCTTTAATATGCCCGTTGTGATGGAGATCTTGTCGTCGCATGGCTTCGCAATTGATCCCGACGGCACCAGCTTCGACGCCGCAGAGGTTGTCCACGCAAGGGGCGTCAACGGCGGGGACATTTTTGTATTCCCCTCGGGCACAATTGTGACGTGGTCGCTGCCCCCCCGACGTCGTTACGAAGCAGATTTTGCGGGCAGCGGAGGAGCCTCACCCTGA
- a CDS encoding uncharacterized protein (EggNog:ENOG41~BUSCO:EOG092D3ALG) encodes MASIELNEKYDNYDYPIEGPEPLEGHNGNLKPEHQAKVHQLRMMLEAEGVTERLDSLTLLRFLRARKFDVELAKQMFLDTEKWRAETKLDEILPTWDYPEKPEISKYYKQFYHKIDNDGRPVYIETLGGIDLTAMYKISTADRMLTNLAVEYERVADPRLPACSRKAGHLLETCCTIMDLKGVTLTKVPQVYSYVKQASVISQNYYPERLGKLFLINAPWGFSTVWGVVKGWLDPVTVKKINILGSSYQSELKKHIPAENIPKEFGGTCECEGGCENSDAGPWHDPQWAKPAKWEQKAGATATATAPAPVVAEEVVATDAAPAAA; translated from the exons ATGGCGTCCATAGAGCTCAACGAGAAATATGACAACTATGACTACCCCATTGAGGGCCCCGAGCCGCTAGAGGGCCACAACGGAAACCTGAAACCCGAACATCAGGCCAAGGTTCACCAGCTGCGTATGAtgctggaggcggagggTGTCACCGAGCGCCTGGATTCTCTGACTCTG CTGCGATTCCTCCGAGCACGAAAGTTCGACGTTGAGCTTGCCAAGCAGAT GTTCCTCGACACCGAGAAGTGGCGCGCCGAGACCAAGCTCGACGAGATCCTCCCCACCTGGGACTACCCCGAGAAGCCTGAGATCTCCAAATACTACAAGCAGTTCTACCACAAGATTGACAAC GATGGACGCCCCGTCTACATCGAGACCCTCGGCGGCATTGACCTGACGGCCATGTACAAGATCTCGACTGCTGACCGCATGCTCACCAACCTTGCTGTCGAGTACGAGCGCGTGGCTGACCCGCGTCTGCCTGCCTGCTCCCGCAAGGCCGGCCACCTCCTCGAGACCTGCTGCACCATCATGGACCTCAAGGGCGTCACCCTCACAAAGGTCCCCCAGGTCTACTCATACGTCAAGCAGGCGTCTGTCATTTCCCAGAACTACTACCCCGAGCGTCTGGGCAAGCTGTTCCTGATCAATGCTCCCTGGGGCTTCTCAACTGTCTGGGGTGTTGTCAAGGGCTGGTTGGACCCCGTCACCGTCAAGAAGATCAACATCCTCGGAAGCAGCTACCAGAgcgagctgaagaagcacaTCCCCGCCGAGAACATCCCCAAGGAGTTTGGCGGTACCTGCGAGTGCGAGGGTGGCTGCGAGAACAGCGATGCCGGCCCATGGCACGACCCTCAGTGGGCCAAGCCCGCCAAGTGGGAGCAGAAGGCCGgtgccactgccactgccactgcccCTGCTCCCGTTGTTGCTGAGGAGGTCGTCGCTACTGATGCGGCACCTGCTGCGGCCTAA
- a CDS encoding uncharacterized protein (EggNog:ENOG41), protein MSSSINIPAARYSLSSEAAGSSSDCSYSSSPSSSSPSASPKGKEKATALASRRPSLLSTALSKQECTVINIGAPDGPPRLISYLSSGQGFMWNPEIFLPSYVDCYYVPLENRRDPVHEIHLTDEEMKKMFPE, encoded by the exons ATGTCTTCGTCAATCAACATCCCGGCGGCCAGATACAGCCTCTCTTCGGAGGCGGCCGGCAGCTCGTCAGACTGCTCCTActccagctcgccgtcgtcgtcgagccCGTCCGCCTCccccaagggcaaggaaaaggccaCGGCACTGGCCAGCCGTCGGCCCAGTCTGCTGA GCACGGCCCTTTCCAAGCAAGAGTGCACCGTTATTAACATTGGAGCACCAGATGGGCCTCCCCGACTC ATTTCTTATTTATCCTCGGGCCAAGGCTTCATGTGGAATCCTG AAATCTTCCTTCCCTCCTATGTCGACTGCTACTACGTCCCTCTGGAAAATAGACGAGATCCCGTACACGAGATCCACCTCACcgatgaggagatgaagaagatgtttccCGAGTAA
- a CDS encoding uncharacterized protein (EggNog:ENOG41) yields the protein MSSSINIPAARYSLSSEAAGSSSDCSYSSSPSSSSPSASPKGKEKATALASRRPSLLSTALSKQECTVINIGAPDGPPRLVRCSLLYTGLAVGRCSC from the exons ATGTCTTCGTCAATCAACATCCCGGCGGCCAGATACAGCCTCTCTTCGGAGGCGGCCGGCAGCTCGTCAGACTGCTCCTActccagctcgccgtcgtcgtcgagccCGTCCGCCTCccccaagggcaaggaaaaggccaCGGCACTGGCCAGCCGTCGGCCCAGTCTGCTGA GCACGGCCCTTTCCAAGCAAGAGTGCACCGTTATTAACATTGGAGCACCAGATGGGCCTCCCCGACTCGTTCGTTGCTCTCTCCTCTACACTGGCCTCGCTGTTGGCCGTTGCTCATGCTGA
- a CDS encoding uncharacterized protein (BUSCO:EOG092D2EKA), translated as MGDVAVESQATTVPPHKKAAPSAIPNIDDFEGLPTDGEDDYATLKKLQRQLEYIQLQEEYIKDEQRSLKRELVRAQEEIKRIQSVPLVIGQFMEAIDQNTGIVQSSTGSNYVVRILSTLDRELLKPSSSVALHRHSNALVDILPPEADSSIAMLGADEKPDVTYADVGGLDMQKQEIREAVELPLTHFDLYKQIGIDPPRGVLLYGPPGTGKTMLVKAVANSTTASFIRVVGSEFVQKYLGEGPRMVRDVFRMARENSPAIIFIDEIDAIATKRFDAQTGADREVQRILLELLNQMDGFDQTSNVKVIMATNRADTLDPALLRPGRLDRKIEFPSLRDRRERRLIFSTIAGKMSLAPEVDLDSLIVRNDPLSGAVIAAIMQEAGLRAVRKNRYNIIQTDLEDAYSSQVKGTSDDNKFDFYK; from the exons ATGGGAGACGTCGCTGTGGAAAGCCAGGCCACCACGGTGCCACCTCACAAGAAGGCCGCCCCTTCAGCGATTCCCAACATTGACGACTTCGAGGGCTTACCGACCGACGGGGAGGATGACTATGCGaccttgaagaagcttcagAGACAGTTGGA ATACATCCAGCTGCAGGAGGAATACATCAAAGATGAACAAAG GAGTCTGAAACGAGAGCTAGTGcgagctcaagaagagatCAAGCGGATTCAGAGTGTGCCCCTCGTCATTGGCCAGTTTATGGAGGCTATCGACCAAAA TACCGGCATCGTCCAGTCAAGCACAGGCTCCAACTACGTCGTCCGCATTCTATCCACTCTCGACCGCGAACTGCTCAagccctcctcctcagtcGCGCTGCACAGACACTCCAATGCTCTTGTCGACATCTTGCCCCCGGAAGCCGACTCCTCCATTGCCATGCTTGGCGCCGATGAGAAGCCCGATGTGACATATGCCGATGTTGGTGGGTTGGACATGCAGAAGCAGGAGATCCGAGAAGCCGTCGAGCTGCCTCTGACGCACTTTGACCTCTACAAGCAAATCGGTATCGACCCCCCTCGTGGTGTCCTGCTATACGGCCCACCTGGTACCGGAAAGACCATGCTTGTCAAGGCCGTCGCCAACTCCACCACTGCCAGCTTCATCCGTGTTGTCGGCTCTGAATTTGTTCAGAAATACCTAGGAGAAGGCCCCCGAATGGTTCGCGACGTCTTCCGCATGGCACGCGAGAACTCAccggccatcatcttcattgacgAAATCGATGCCATTGCCACAAAGCGATTCGACGCCCAGACCGGTGCCGATCGTGAAGTCCAGCGTATCCTGCTCGAGCTGCTCAACCAGATGGACGGTTTCGACCAGACCTCCAACGTCAAGGTCATCATGGCCACAAACCGTGCCGACACCTTGGATCCTGCCCTGCTGCGTCCCGGCCGTCTCGACCGAAAGATTGAGTTCCCCTCTCTGCGGGATCGTCGCGAGCGCcgcctcatcttcagcacCATTGCTGGCAAGATGAGCCTGGCCCCCGAGGTAGATCTAGACAGCTTGATTGTACGAAACGACCCGCTCTCCGGTGCCGTCATTGCCGCCATCATGCAGGAGGCCGGTCTCCGGGCCGTCCGCAAGAATCGATACAACATCATCCAGACCGATCTCGAAGATGCTTATTCAAGCCAGGTAAAGGGAACGAGCGACGATAACAAATTCGACTTTTACAAATAA
- a CDS encoding uncharacterized protein (EggNog:ENOG41), which produces MTYILCLAHYCDIHGPTPLMVTEGLAAACGTCNEGPAVTIDKPPRSAPASSESQPRTTSAALADGIRDLNISHDAQSQRPALRRSPGTGPGAGKDGTAMTGLDTPPESPRPLSQQPRRDSSYRRTYDETVTRKQGPCDNCAMTLPRRQQNAAAVPEDVIDTRSPTLRTRAPAERVFLPLDPAASPPNSQSSSDTDADHDLSRQARSRRNVSTVSSRTTSCSSTSTTSERHPSHIHYVDYTSTHEPILAESFSLIRASCLRALTFETLPRAPSTITPTPSPQHHNSPSFVTTQSAGAAASGGAIFFGDSATGYTTAYIFRIPDVHARGHKRVYAFLALSTHKERLAMKSFTGISSTFRELAIWIQTLAEAEAERTAESSPIGSVKHSGGPSSHVASSSSTSEAPNVDRSGSSFLTGGSGFTRRMGGPGGVSALKARGLAELVGQPDFFISLHKKFVQLLFEVGVSLNS; this is translated from the exons ATGACATATATT CTATGTCTGGCTCACTATTGTGACATCCATGGGCCGACTCCCCTGATGGTCACCGAAGGCCTGGCGGCAGCTTGCGGCACATGTAATGAGGGCCCAGCCGTAACAATCGACAAGCCCCCGCGCTCAGCCCCAGCCTCATCAGAGTCGCAGCCTCGAACAACCTCAGCCGCACTCGCCGATGGTATTCGAGATTTGAACATATCTCACGATGCCCAATCCCAACGCCCGGCCCTGCGTCGATCTCCAGGCACTGgccctggcgctggcaaagatggcacTGCCATGACAGGCCTCGACACTCCTCCCGAGAGCCCACGACCCTTGTCTCAGCAGCCACGACGAGACTCGAGCTACCGCAGGACTTATGACGAGACTGTCACCCGCAAACAAGGCCCCTGCGACAACTGCGCCATGACGTTGCCCCGCCGACAGCAGAACGCCGCAGCTGTCCCGGAAGATGTCATTGACACGCGATCACCAACCTTGCGCACCCGTGCGCCAGCTGAGCGtgtctttcttcctctcgaCCCAGCCGCCTCGCCGCCAAATTCGCAGTCATCTAGTGATACCGATGCGGATCATGACCTTTCGAGACAGGCACGCAGTAGAAGAAATGTGTCTACTGTGAGCTCTCGCACAACGTCGTGTTCTAGCACATCCACGACTTCGGAACGCCACCCCAGTCATATTCACTATGTAGACTATACGTCTACGCACGAGCCAATCCTCGCCGagtccttttctctcattcGAGCTTCATGCCTGCGAGCCCTGACATTTGAAACTCTGCCTCGAGCCCCCTCAACTATAACGCCAACCCCTTCTCCCCAGCATCACAACTCTCCCTCCTTTGTGACCACCCAAAGCGCCGGGGCGGCTGCATCAGGCGGTGCCATCTTCTTTGGAGATTCTGCGACTGGATATACCACAGCTTACATTTTTCGAATCCCCGATGTCCATGCTCGAGGGCATAAACGTGTGTACGCCTTTTTGGCTCTCAGCACTCACAAAGAGAGACTTGCCATGAAGTCATTTACGGGTATTTCTTCCACCTTTCGCGAGCTCGCCATCTGGATTCAAACCctcgccgaggctgaggcagAGCGCACTGCAGAGTCGTCTCCCATCGGCAGCGTCAAGCACAGCGGCGGACCGAGCAGCCAcgtggcatcatcatcatccacgTCCGAGGCCCCAAATGTGgaccgcagcggcagcagctttcTGACAGGCGGAAGCGGCTTCACCAGAAGAATGGGAGGTCCTGGCGGCGTTTCTGCGCTCAAGGCTCGTGGACTTGCCGAGCTAGTTGGGCAGCCAGACTTCTTCATCAGTCTGCACAAAAAGTTTGTGCAGCTGTTGTTCGAAGTGGGCGTGTCCCTAAACTCATAA